In Lolium rigidum isolate FL_2022 chromosome 7, APGP_CSIRO_Lrig_0.1, whole genome shotgun sequence, the DNA window AACCGGCTCCGAAAAAAAAACATTCTAAGGGTGTCTTTGGTTCGGTCACCAAGTGAAACGTAATGAACGGTTCCGCGCCTATCATCTGTTCTTGTGTTTAGTTGAAAGGCGAAATGAAATGGAGTGGTTCCTCCAAATGGAATATTCCTCCTATATCCGTGATGCACCCATTCCACTAAATCGGTAGAATGTGCACGTTCCACTTGCTAACCGCACTGCAAATCTCGCTATTCTACGTGGACAAGAACTCATCTGACTCATAAACCTATCCTCTCCCTCGTCGCTCCCTTCTAGCGGCTCGTCTACAGAAGCCAAAGGTGGTGGCGGCAAGAAAAAATGAGGCGTTGGAAGGGAAGATATACAGGAGGGCGACGGCTGGCCAGCTAGCTGGCGGCGGCAGGTAAGTTGCATCGCAACAGCCGCAATCTGCCACGGCCAGCAGATTCAGCACCGGCTCTGTCGGCCAGCGGCGGCGGCAAGCTGCATCTCAAATCAGTGCAAAGCTGCGGCTTCCTCAGCAAGCAGTATCGCGAGGGAAGATATAGAGGAGGGACGACGACGGGCTAACTGGCGGCGGCGGGCAAGCAACAACACCAAGCGGGATCTCTATCGCGTCCGCGGGACGAAATAAACCGAGGGTTTGCACCCCCTTTTTGTTCGGCAAGTGGGCACTGAACGCTGCAAACAGGGTCAAACAGAACACACAAACACGAGATTTTTACACAGGTTTAGGGCGCAAGATGCGAAACCCATTCGTTCTACTTGTGATGGATGAACAACATACACGGAGAGCTGAGACTCCCCTTTCCTTCGCCTCCGATACAGTTGTTTTCACCTCCTTCCCGCAAGCCGTTCTACCTCATGGTGCCATGCTTATGTTGCATGACACAACGCCACAAGTGTAGAGTGCAGTCACCTTTTAGTTTTGGTTTCGTTTTTTCTAATAAAGAGGCGGAGCCAGGGAGGGGCGAGCAGGGGTCAGACCCCCCTCAACCGTTCGCCTCCCTCAAGAATTTACAGCTGGAAATAGTAGTATTATAGTACATGTTCCTGTGTATTAATGGCATAGCTAATAATATTATGGATAATAGTTAAGCCTAAATTCAAGTAGTTGTAAGAACCCGCGTACATGCATTGACCGATCGTTGAAGCCTTGTCATTTTGTCCCTTCCTCTCATCTAATCAGATTGGTCGAACGATCTTGTTTGCTAGGGGTGTGACAAGCTTGCTGTGGTCAACGTTGGACCTTCATTGTCGGCTTGCCTAGGCAGCCGAGTCGAACGGTGGTGGCATCTCATGTTCTGCCCACATTACCATGAACCCGCATCAACATCCCGTTAATTTTGAGGATGCATAAGCACTACAACTTTCATCGGTAAGGGTTCTGTTTATCGGAGGAGCTCACTCTGTAGCATCTTGAAGGAGCACTCGACATATTTCAGCCGTTTTGTCGTAGTCTCGTTTTGAGTGTTGTGGCAATTGCTTCACAATCTGCATATGATTGGTTCAGGATAACGAATTTTTTTACATGCTTTTGATTAAGCTATTGCTTCATTCACTACGAGGTTTGAACAATATAAATCATATAACAAAATATTTGGTTTATTGTTTATTTCTCATGCACTACACCTTTGGAGGATAAAAACTTGAGATCTTCTTGCTGTTGCCTTGACACTGCACTTAAAATGGGCAAACAAAAAATCTTAGTTTGGTGGTAATGAGCTATATGTAGAGTTAAAGTTACTCTAAAATTCCATTCCGGATGAAAATTTGGGACCTGTTGATATTTTGAATTTCTCGAAGAACTGATTGTTTTCCGAATGCAACCATTGCATATAGGATTTTGTTGACTATTCTAGTGACCTTTGCATCGGTGGAGAAAAGCTTTCCAAAGCTAAAGCCGTTGAAGTCCTACTTGCATTCGACAATGGCACATGAAGACTTGGTGGATTGGCCTTGATAGCAACTGAAAACGATGTTTACAACATGACCTACGCCAATTGCGTGCTATATTCTCGTTTCTTCACTCCCGTACGTATCCGTCTTGCCATCAGAATTTTCAAGACGCATGACGTGTACAAATAATGAAAGCAAAGTAAAAGTTTGGAAGTGGACGTTTATCATACACGCTCGCACGTAACACGGGTTAAGAGTACACTGTTGCCATTAATAGGAAAATGGAGATTAGTAACGAGCTTAGGCTCATCCGGGCAAAAGAAGGACGAAGAAAATGGTGGATTCTGTTTCTACTCCATTTTAGGAAACTTTGCGTGCCTGTTTCACATGCTAGTGGTGAAGCATATATATCAAGAGCATGACCTACGTCAATTGCGTGCTATTCTCATTTCTTCGCTCTTGTATCCGTCATGATCTTAACATCTAAATTTTCAAGCGCATCAGGTTTACAAATAATGAAAGCAAAGTAGAAGTTTGGAAGTGGACGTTTATCATGCACGCTCGGCTTAAGAGTACACTGTTGCCTTTATAATAGGAAAACGATGATTACTAAAGAGCTTGTAAATCTGGTACTAGTAGATCTTATTGAGATTCAGATGCCTACGATACATCACACGCGGCTGGGAATGGAGGAATTAATCGAAAACGACTAGCAACAGAAAAGCACACACACACTGTGACGCGCACACCGAGCACAGAGACAAACTGGTAGCTTGGCATATTATTGTTCTGGAGCAGGAAGGTGACGATGGATAGATGGATCGATGCACGGCGCACGCTAACGAGTCATCCCCGGGTACATGTGAGGCGCGACGGTGGGAGCGCCCTTCCCCATCCTCTCCATGTTGGCGTGCCACCCTGCAGGTGAGGAAGGAACAGACACGGTACGCAGCAGATTGATCagcacgccgccggcgccggaAACGGTGGAGCGGAGGAAGGAGGAGACAGGAGAGGACGTACCGATGGACATGTCAAATCCGCGGTGCTTGAGCTCGCGGTACTCCTGGCAGAGCGCGCATGGCTCGCAGAACCAGTGCACGCAGCAGTCGGCGCATGGCTTCTCCTTGAGGCCGTAGTGGCCGCGCAGCCTGGAGCGGTAGCAGCAGGAGTAAAGGCAGCCCATCCCGGTCAACGAGGCCAGCGCCAGGTATAGCGTCCCGCTCACGCAGCACGCTGAGCACCATGGACCAAGTTATTGCAGTATTATTCATCAATTAACAGAGAGATACGCATCAAAACAAACAGGAGCAAGCTGGTTCGTTAACCGGAGAAAGAATCGTTTAGAAGGAAGGAACAGATCTCACATGTGGCTCCCTGGTCGACGATCTCTGCGATCCTCCCGAAGGCGACGCACGGGCAGAAGAGCGTCAGGCAGCCTGCAAGCACAACATAACACAAGCCGGTGATCATCTCAAGTTCACAGCCGCGTGCTCAAGTGGAAGCGGAGAGGCTGGCCGGAAAGGTTCTTACAGCTGCCGGCGTCGTCGCAGCAGCCCAAGAGGCCGGTGGTCCACGAGTTGCTGTTGAGGCTCGACATggggatggagatggagatggagatggagatggaggggGCTGCTGGCGCACGATGAGTGTGTGTGATCGGccgtgtgtgtgagtgtgtggtGGTACGCGTATTTAAGGACGGGCTCGGGCTATTCTGGCCCGTTTTTCACGCGCCGTGTGGGCCGTGCAACAAACAAATGTTACCTGGCGCCTGTCACCATTACGGTCCTAGGTTGTACGTGTTGTCGTGTGGTCCCCTCAGGCGCATTCCGTATTTGCATGTGACTTATCACTCCATGCATACAGGTCCAACATATGCACGATATACTACAGACCACACCACCTAGCCACACCAGCACTACTCCCGTGCCTAGACTCAGTTTGCTGCTGTCACAGCACTTGGGGGTAGCGGCACCTGTGATGTCCTACTGCCTGCCTGTTGTTTTTATTAGCTGTAGTTGTATTGTACCGTGTGTACAACTGCCTCCGGCTTTAGCTTTCCACACTACGGCGACGACAGCCATATATAGCCGGAACATGCGAACAAGTGAAAATGAGCAAAATTGACCCAAGGCGGACCCAGAACAACAAAAACCCGGGGTCACTCTTTGAGACACGCATATTTTTTACTTAGATTTAGGGGTGTCACACACTAGAAATAGACAAAATTTACCAAGAAAAACCAATTCAACCTGGTGTCCTGTGACACCTGCTAGCATAACCTAGGTCCGCCCCCGGACCCAAACTTGAAAATTCAGTAAAAAACTAACCAACTCTAGAATAATTTACATTATAAGTCCTTCTTCATACCGCTCGACCTCAGAGCGCCATGCCTATGTTGCATGACACAGAGCGCCACATGTGCAGAGTGCAGTCActtttaggttttttttcttttggtttgTCTAATAAGGAGTGTTCAGAGATCAAACatagaggaggagaaggaggagctaAATTACTCCCTATTTCCTATCGATATACAATATGATAAGTCAAATAGTTTATATGCTGCAAATTATTTCCCATTCGATATATTGGACTAAGATTTCAGGTctttagccaaaaaaaaaaaaactaaaaaacgaGGCCATTTCAAGGGATAT includes these proteins:
- the LOC124671910 gene encoding cell number regulator 2-like → MSSLNSNSWTTGLLGCCDDAGSCCLTLFCPCVAFGRIAEIVDQGATSCCVSGTLYLALASLTGMGCLYSCCYRSRLRGHYGLKEKPCADCCVHWFCEPCALCQEYRELKHRGFDMSIGWHANMERMGKGAPTVAPHMYPGMTR